The Rhodoflexus caldus genome has a window encoding:
- a CDS encoding TAT-variant-translocated molybdopterin oxidoreductase, producing the protein MEETKKIYWKGIEELTNDAEFVKYAEKEFPHYLPIKDSYGDNESAEPTRRDFLKLMGFSVAAVSLAACETPVKKAIPWLNKPESVDPSISNYYASTFLDGSDYCSVVVKARDGRPIFIEGNTFSNVTKGGISATATASIMSLYDIEKAKAPSKGGKETDWATIDKEITDQLLQIAQAGGQIRIVSNTIMSPSTQGVINEFIAKYPTTKHVSYDQVSAHGILQANAQQFGKAMIPSYHFDKAETIVTFGADFLGTWISPVEYAKQFNATRKIGKDKKTMSRLYAFESIMSITGATADYRTPIKPSQEGLAVAKLYNLIAQKAGKATVQVSDVKVPYLEAAADKLWSTKGKSLVVSGSNDVNVQLMVNAINEMLESYGSTIDTAVPSFQKRGNDAEMAAFVKEVESGAVQAVIFLNANPVYDHPMGVSLEAALKGKKVQLTVGISDRLNETTSLCGYHAPDSHFLESWNDAEPKKGHFSLGQPAIAHIFNTRQAQQSLLTWAGSTTDYYTFIRNFWKANLFKLQNKETEFESFWNRSLHNGVFEPAELGGYTSVFEKSAAAGAVDMNAVAAQVEANYKAGNAMELVIYQKVAIGTGTQANNPYLHETPDPISKACWGNYISIPVSLATQLGFSQKEGKTQMGKLTVGKHTVELPVLIQPGQAKETVAVAIGFGRKDAGKVATEAGGANAYPLASMLGDAVRFANLKDVKLEKVEERVRLAQTQTHETFMGRESIIQETILAEYVKNPKAGRYEPMIATYKGTERPTDISMWDIRGDGYGKKSGELTDYEKTLWENRKEALGVSSGAADIHVYANHHWGMAIDLNSCTGCSACVVACHIENNVPIVGKKEIINRREMHWIRIDRYYSSDGAPKDYDALEIASENPEVVFQPMMCQHCNNAPCETVCPVAATTHSSEGLNQMTYNRCVGTKYCANNCPYKVRRFNWFRYHQNNEFDYHMNNDLGRMVLNPDVTVRSRGVMEKCSLCVQRIQSGKLKARSEQRRPVDGEINTACASACPSDAIVFGDLNDPSSRISKLLDNEVKERAYNVLSEISTKPNVYYLTKVRNKDKAQA; encoded by the coding sequence ATGGAAGAGACAAAAAAAATATATTGGAAAGGTATTGAAGAGCTTACGAACGATGCAGAGTTCGTGAAGTATGCAGAAAAAGAGTTTCCGCATTACCTTCCTATCAAAGACAGCTATGGCGACAACGAATCCGCAGAACCTACCCGTCGCGACTTCTTGAAGTTGATGGGTTTCAGCGTAGCTGCCGTATCGCTGGCTGCTTGTGAAACACCCGTTAAAAAGGCTATTCCATGGCTGAACAAGCCTGAATCGGTAGACCCAAGCATATCTAACTACTATGCCTCTACATTTTTGGATGGCAGCGACTATTGCTCCGTAGTAGTAAAAGCTCGCGACGGCCGTCCTATATTCATTGAAGGAAATACTTTCTCCAATGTTACCAAAGGCGGTATAAGCGCTACGGCCACAGCTTCTATCATGTCGCTGTATGATATTGAGAAAGCCAAGGCACCTTCAAAAGGCGGCAAAGAAACCGACTGGGCTACCATAGACAAAGAAATTACCGACCAATTGTTGCAAATTGCACAGGCGGGCGGTCAAATTCGCATTGTGAGCAATACCATTATGAGCCCTTCTACGCAAGGAGTTATTAATGAGTTTATTGCCAAATACCCTACTACCAAGCACGTATCATACGATCAAGTTTCTGCACACGGAATTTTGCAAGCCAATGCGCAGCAATTCGGCAAAGCCATGATTCCTTCTTATCACTTTGATAAGGCTGAAACCATTGTAACATTTGGTGCTGACTTTTTAGGAACATGGATTTCTCCTGTTGAATATGCCAAGCAATTCAACGCAACCCGTAAAATCGGTAAGGACAAGAAAACCATGTCGCGCTTGTACGCTTTTGAGTCTATCATGAGCATTACAGGTGCTACTGCCGACTATCGCACACCAATTAAGCCTTCTCAGGAAGGTTTGGCAGTTGCTAAACTTTACAATCTGATTGCTCAGAAAGCCGGTAAAGCAACTGTTCAGGTGTCAGATGTAAAAGTGCCTTATTTGGAGGCCGCCGCCGACAAACTTTGGAGCACCAAAGGCAAGTCGTTGGTAGTAAGCGGCTCAAACGATGTGAACGTTCAGTTGATGGTTAATGCCATTAACGAGATGCTGGAAAGCTACGGCTCAACCATTGATACTGCCGTTCCTTCTTTCCAAAAGAGAGGCAATGATGCCGAAATGGCCGCCTTCGTAAAAGAAGTGGAAAGCGGTGCTGTACAGGCTGTTATTTTCCTGAATGCAAACCCTGTGTACGACCACCCGATGGGTGTTTCTTTGGAGGCAGCGTTGAAAGGCAAAAAAGTGCAACTGACCGTTGGTATCTCCGACCGCTTGAATGAAACCACTTCACTCTGCGGCTACCATGCACCGGACAGCCATTTCTTAGAATCATGGAACGATGCAGAGCCTAAAAAAGGTCATTTCAGCCTTGGCCAGCCTGCCATTGCCCATATTTTCAACACACGTCAGGCGCAGCAATCGCTGCTGACATGGGCCGGTTCTACTACCGACTATTATACCTTTATCCGCAACTTCTGGAAAGCCAACCTGTTTAAATTGCAGAATAAAGAAACAGAGTTCGAGTCTTTCTGGAATCGCTCATTGCACAACGGTGTATTTGAACCTGCCGAGTTGGGCGGATATACTTCTGTATTTGAAAAATCTGCTGCTGCCGGCGCTGTTGATATGAATGCGGTAGCGGCACAAGTAGAGGCTAACTACAAAGCCGGAAACGCTATGGAGTTAGTTATCTATCAAAAAGTAGCGATTGGTACAGGTACACAAGCTAACAACCCTTACTTGCACGAAACACCTGACCCGATTTCTAAGGCTTGCTGGGGTAACTATATTTCTATCCCTGTTTCTTTGGCTACCCAATTAGGTTTCTCTCAAAAAGAAGGTAAAACCCAGATGGGTAAACTGACCGTAGGTAAGCACACTGTTGAATTGCCTGTGCTGATTCAACCCGGTCAGGCAAAAGAAACCGTGGCAGTCGCCATTGGCTTTGGCCGCAAAGATGCAGGTAAAGTAGCTACCGAAGCCGGTGGTGCCAATGCCTATCCTCTGGCCTCTATGCTGGGCGATGCGGTTCGTTTTGCCAACCTGAAAGATGTGAAGTTAGAGAAAGTTGAAGAGCGCGTTCGTTTGGCTCAGACACAAACGCACGAAACCTTCATGGGTCGCGAAAGCATCATTCAGGAAACAATACTGGCAGAATATGTAAAGAACCCCAAAGCCGGTCGTTACGAGCCGATGATTGCTACCTACAAAGGCACAGAGCGTCCGACAGATATTTCTATGTGGGATATCCGCGGCGATGGCTATGGCAAAAAATCGGGCGAACTGACCGATTATGAGAAAACCTTGTGGGAAAATCGCAAAGAAGCCCTTGGTGTTTCTTCCGGTGCAGCAGATATTCACGTATATGCTAACCACCACTGGGGTATGGCGATTGACCTGAACTCTTGTACAGGTTGTTCTGCCTGCGTAGTAGCCTGCCACATTGAAAACAACGTACCGATTGTTGGTAAGAAAGAAATTATCAACCGTCGTGAAATGCACTGGATTCGCATCGACCGTTATTACAGCTCCGACGGTGCTCCCAAAGATTACGATGCTTTGGAAATTGCCTCCGAAAATCCGGAAGTAGTATTCCAGCCGATGATGTGCCAGCATTGTAACAATGCACCTTGCGAAACAGTATGTCCTGTGGCTGCTACCACACACAGTTCAGAAGGCTTGAACCAGATGACATATAACCGCTGCGTAGGTACGAAGTATTGCGCAAATAACTGCCCATACAAAGTGCGTCGCTTTAACTGGTTTAGGTATCATCAGAACAATGAGTTCGACTATCACATGAATAACGATTTGGGTCGTATGGTATTGAACCCGGATGTTACCGTTCGTTCACGCGGTGTGATGGAAAAATGTTCATTGTGTGTGCAGCGCATCCAGTCTGGCAAGTTGAAAGCCCGTAGCGAGCAACGCCGCCCGGTAGATGGAGAAATCAATACGGCATGTGCTTCCGCTTGTCCTTCAGATGCAATCGTATTTGGCGACTTGAACGACCCTTCATCTCGCATTTCCAAGCTGCTTGATAACGAAGTGAAAGAGCGTGCATACAATGTTCTTTCCGAAATCAGCACCAAACCAAACGTATATTACCTGACCAAAGTCCGCAACAAGGATAAGGCACAGGCATAA
- the nrfD gene encoding NrfD/PsrC family molybdoenzyme membrane anchor subunit, which produces MQIISEVREPLVTGGKTIKDVTNDIARHVENQPTRLWFICMAISIILLGTGGYFVGDLAWNGIGRWGLNKTVQWAWDITNFVWWVGIGHAGTLISAILLLFRQKWRTSINRAAEAMTIFAVICAAFWPVIHMGRPWVGAYWVLPLPNTFGSLWVNFNSPLLWDVFAISTYFSVSLVFWYVGLIPDFATIRDRATSAASRFFYGILSFGWTGSAKDWMHYEAVSLILAGLSTPLVLSVHTIVSFDFATSVIPGWHTTIFPPYFVAGAIFSGFAMVLTLMLVIRKVYRLEDYITMEHIEMMNIIIIVTGSIVGIAYTTEFFIAWYSGVEYEQYAFINRATGPYWWAYWAMMTCNVISPQLFWIKKIRTSLVWTFFLSIIVNIGMWFERFVIIVTSLHRDYLPSSWVYFTPTIHDIMSYVFTFGLFFSLFFLFAKFFPVVNMAEVKAVLKDSNSKVYRARRTLVNEPLPQLEENTVEAK; this is translated from the coding sequence ATGCAAATTATATCTGAAGTAAGGGAACCATTGGTAACAGGCGGAAAAACCATTAAAGACGTTACCAATGACATTGCCCGCCACGTAGAAAATCAGCCTACTCGGTTGTGGTTTATCTGCATGGCTATCTCAATCATCTTATTAGGTACAGGTGGTTACTTTGTAGGCGATTTGGCTTGGAACGGCATTGGTCGCTGGGGGCTTAACAAGACCGTTCAGTGGGCTTGGGACATTACCAACTTCGTATGGTGGGTAGGTATTGGTCACGCGGGTACACTGATTTCAGCTATCTTGTTGTTGTTCCGTCAGAAGTGGCGTACGTCTATCAACCGCGCAGCAGAAGCGATGACTATTTTTGCCGTTATCTGTGCGGCATTCTGGCCGGTAATCCACATGGGTCGTCCGTGGGTAGGTGCCTACTGGGTATTGCCATTGCCCAACACGTTTGGCTCTCTGTGGGTAAACTTTAACTCACCGCTTTTGTGGGACGTGTTCGCGATTTCTACCTACTTCTCAGTATCATTAGTGTTCTGGTACGTAGGCTTGATTCCGGATTTTGCAACCATCCGCGACCGCGCTACTTCAGCAGCATCACGTTTCTTCTATGGTATCCTTAGCTTCGGATGGACAGGTTCTGCCAAAGACTGGATGCACTATGAAGCAGTATCTCTGATTTTAGCAGGTCTTTCTACGCCGCTTGTACTTTCTGTACACACCATCGTAAGTTTTGACTTTGCAACCTCTGTTATTCCCGGTTGGCACACCACCATCTTCCCTCCATACTTCGTTGCCGGTGCGATTTTCTCCGGTTTTGCAATGGTATTGACGCTGATGCTGGTAATCCGCAAGGTGTATCGCTTGGAAGACTATATCACAATGGAGCACATTGAGATGATGAACATCATCATTATCGTAACAGGCTCTATCGTAGGTATCGCCTATACAACAGAGTTCTTTATAGCATGGTATTCCGGTGTGGAATATGAACAATACGCATTCATCAACCGCGCTACCGGGCCTTACTGGTGGGCTTATTGGGCAATGATGACCTGCAACGTAATTTCTCCTCAGTTGTTCTGGATTAAGAAAATACGCACCAGCTTGGTTTGGACATTCTTCCTGTCTATTATTGTGAATATCGGTATGTGGTTCGAGCGTTTTGTAATTATTGTTACTTCTCTGCATCGCGACTACCTGCCTTCAAGTTGGGTATATTTCACTCCGACTATTCACGACATCATGTCATATGTATTCACCTTTGGCTTATTCTTCTCCCTGTTCTTCCTGTTTGCTAAATTCTTCCCGGTAGTAAATATGGCAGAAGTAAAAGCTGTTTTGAAAGACAGCAATTCCAAAGTTTATCGCGCGCGCCGCACACTTGTGAATGAACCTTTACCACAGTTAGAAGAAAACACAGTAGAAGCCAAATAA
- a CDS encoding DUF3341 domain-containing protein produces the protein MAMEKDKHYLIGVFSDHDDLLHGIEDMRAKGVKIHEVYSPYPVHGLEHALGYKRSWMPKAAFGFGALGTTLAITMQVSMMAIDWPMIIGGKSYLAVPDFVPVSFEMTVLLAAFGMVGTFLVTRDLKPYKVPRIFDIRATDDKHIVAVDLAANKLSEEQISSLFKEAHAEEVYRRDFADEEKSPSFISYMVDLFTNGVTRSSRISTHR, from the coding sequence ATGGCAATGGAAAAAGATAAGCACTATTTAATCGGCGTATTCAGCGACCATGACGATTTGTTGCATGGCATTGAAGATATGCGCGCCAAAGGTGTGAAAATACATGAAGTATATTCACCGTATCCTGTACACGGTCTGGAACATGCGCTTGGCTACAAGCGTTCGTGGATGCCCAAAGCTGCATTTGGTTTTGGTGCGTTAGGAACAACGCTTGCCATTACTATGCAGGTTTCAATGATGGCTATTGACTGGCCAATGATTATTGGCGGTAAGTCTTACTTGGCTGTTCCGGACTTTGTGCCAGTTAGCTTTGAAATGACGGTACTGCTTGCAGCTTTCGGAATGGTTGGTACTTTCTTAGTTACCAGAGATTTGAAACCTTACAAAGTACCTCGCATTTTTGATATTCGGGCAACAGACGACAAACACATTGTAGCTGTTGATTTGGCTGCCAATAAGCTATCCGAAGAACAAATTTCATCTTTGTTCAAAGAGGCTCACGCAGAGGAAGTATATCGCCGTGATTTTGCAGATGAAGAGAAATCTCCTTCTTTCATCAGCTATATGGTAGATTTATTTACCAACGGTGTAACTCGTTCAAGCCGAATTTCAACTCATCGTTAA
- a CDS encoding potassium channel family protein, with protein MKTINPILRRLIWLLMNPQFQRLLKAGALLLLCALFGTVGYVLIEGRSFTDAFFLSMIVISTVGMNEVGPLSLEGRIFTSIFIAANLVVVTYIVSIFTRYLFEGELQTILKNIMQKQHVREMHHHIIVCGFGRYGRKVCEHLEANHIHNFLIIERERNKVLEKYPDLSQISFIEGDATADDILKQAGIEKANAVITSLTEDAGNVYVTLTARELNPAIKIVARASGEAVANKLYRAGANYVVMPDVMGGMYMANLLIRPEAVQFMELLNGIGEEKLRVDEFHYERFKDSYKGMSLGDLLKQNTSGAAVIGFKDITNGFEVNPPETRLLSQGDVLIVIGKDAQLKVFSDIYLR; from the coding sequence ATGAAAACAATTAATCCTATACTGAGGCGCCTGATATGGTTATTAATGAATCCACAGTTTCAGCGCTTGCTGAAAGCCGGCGCTTTGTTGTTGCTTTGTGCTTTGTTTGGTACAGTTGGCTATGTGCTGATAGAGGGTCGCAGCTTTACTGATGCCTTTTTTCTATCCATGATAGTCATTTCAACGGTTGGTATGAACGAAGTAGGGCCGTTGAGTTTAGAGGGGCGTATTTTTACCTCTATCTTCATAGCTGCCAATTTGGTGGTAGTAACTTACATCGTTTCTATATTTACACGATACCTGTTTGAGGGCGAACTGCAAACCATTTTGAAGAACATTATGCAAAAACAACATGTCAGGGAAATGCATCATCATATTATTGTATGTGGTTTTGGGCGTTATGGCAGAAAAGTTTGCGAACATTTGGAAGCCAATCATATTCACAACTTTCTCATCATAGAGCGGGAAAGAAACAAAGTATTGGAAAAATATCCGGACTTGTCCCAAATCTCATTTATTGAAGGTGATGCAACGGCAGACGATATACTGAAACAGGCCGGCATAGAAAAGGCTAATGCCGTTATAACCTCACTTACCGAAGATGCAGGCAATGTATATGTAACCCTAACCGCACGTGAGCTGAATCCGGCCATCAAAATTGTTGCACGTGCTTCGGGCGAAGCAGTTGCTAACAAACTATATCGTGCAGGTGCTAATTATGTAGTAATGCCCGACGTTATGGGAGGCATGTACATGGCCAACCTTCTCATCAGACCTGAGGCCGTACAATTTATGGAACTGTTGAATGGCATTGGTGAAGAAAAGTTGCGAGTAGATGAGTTTCACTATGAGCGATTCAAAGACAGCTACAAAGGAATGTCGCTTGGCGATTTACTGAAACAAAACACATCAGGCGCAGCAGTGATAGGCTTTAAGGATATTACAAATGGTTTTGAGGTAAATCCTCCCGAAACACGCCTACTCAGTCAGGGAGATGTGCTGATTGTGATAGGGAAAGATGCCCAACTTAAAGTATTTAGCGATATTTATTTACGATAA
- a CDS encoding cytochrome c3 family protein, producing the protein MALVVWCALAFSVPTFAQDGGGDGGAADSAPAAASGAAGLSADQAIIDQGKGLFDANCKQCHAVHEKIVGPALAKVYERRTVPWLVNFIKYPQKTIESGDAYAVALYKEYQQYMPNHDFLKDDEVKAILSWVQAETIKGPATAATAPTAAGGDAAAAAGGSSNSGLLTAIVAGLAFLLIVTLAVLALMAATLSKYLKKETNLSEEDQELLNQRTDWAGIFKSQAFIGITAFIFVALVLKATVEGLITIGVQQGYAPTQPIPFSHKLHAGQYEIDCKYCHTGVEKGKSANIPSANICMNCHNAIKTTSPIIQKIYEHIEKDEPIQWVRVHNLPDLAYFNHQQHVKVAGLDCENCHGNIKEMEVVQQASLLTMGWCIDCHRKTEVNAKDNAYYDNLVQLHAKSSKSPMKVEDIGGLECAKCHY; encoded by the coding sequence ATGGCGTTAGTTGTTTGGTGTGCTCTTGCATTTTCTGTTCCAACGTTTGCACAAGACGGCGGAGGAGATGGAGGGGCTGCCGATAGTGCGCCTGCTGCTGCAAGCGGTGCAGCGGGATTGTCTGCTGACCAGGCTATTATTGACCAAGGAAAGGGTCTTTTTGATGCTAACTGTAAGCAGTGCCACGCGGTACATGAAAAAATCGTTGGCCCTGCTTTGGCAAAAGTATATGAAAGGCGTACTGTACCTTGGTTAGTTAACTTCATTAAGTATCCGCAGAAAACCATTGAAAGCGGAGATGCTTATGCAGTTGCTCTTTACAAAGAGTATCAGCAGTACATGCCTAACCACGATTTTTTGAAAGACGATGAAGTAAAAGCCATTCTTTCATGGGTGCAGGCCGAAACCATCAAAGGCCCTGCAACAGCTGCTACCGCTCCCACAGCCGCAGGCGGAGATGCTGCCGCTGCTGCGGGTGGAAGTTCTAACTCTGGCCTGCTGACAGCTATTGTAGCCGGTTTGGCGTTCCTACTGATTGTTACGCTTGCCGTACTTGCCCTGATGGCCGCTACTCTGAGCAAATATTTGAAGAAAGAAACTAACCTTTCTGAGGAAGACCAAGAGTTGCTTAACCAACGCACAGACTGGGCAGGCATATTCAAAAGCCAAGCATTCATTGGCATTACTGCCTTCATTTTTGTAGCGTTAGTATTGAAAGCAACCGTAGAAGGACTTATCACCATTGGTGTGCAACAAGGCTATGCGCCCACGCAGCCTATTCCTTTCTCCCACAAATTACATGCAGGTCAATACGAAATTGATTGTAAGTATTGCCACACAGGGGTAGAAAAAGGAAAGTCGGCAAATATTCCTTCTGCCAATATCTGTATGAATTGCCACAACGCAATCAAAACAACCTCGCCTATTATTCAGAAAATTTACGAACACATTGAGAAAGATGAGCCTATCCAATGGGTACGTGTACACAACTTGCCCGACTTGGCATATTTCAATCACCAGCAACACGTTAAAGTAGCCGGTCTGGATTGCGAAAACTGCCATGGCAATATCAAAGAAATGGAAGTTGTTCAGCAGGCATCCCTGCTTACAATGGGTTGGTGTATCGATTGTCATCGCAAAACAGAAGTAAATGCGAAAGACAATGCTTACTATGACAACTTGGTACAATTACATGCCAAGTCTTCAAAATCTCCGATGAAAGTAGAAGACATTGGCGGTTTGGAATGTGCGAAGTGCCACTATTAA
- a CDS encoding quinol:cytochrome C oxidoreductase → MKAEVHHHNIEENFVFSDTAKKSIFTVLVIGIIMFVIGVAMLALGGDSHAHDSHALANNGGDFVTVSEGHDHGHGHAYHWTNRLKVTFWHNSVFFIGLTIVGIFFTAIQYAAHAGWSAVLKRVPEAFGSFLPYAAVLLIASFAWGYHEIFHWTDSSLMDPNSPNYDPIIAGKKGFLNLPFYIGRMIVFIAGWYGFYFFLRKNSLAEDLEGGTHRFWKMKVIATLFIIFFAITTSIAAWDWVMSIDTHWFSTMFGWYNFASWFVAGLATITLAVLYLKDAGYLKAVNENHLHDLGKFVFAFSVFWTYIWFSQFLLIYYANIPEETIYFVERLRSDQYGKFIFINLFLNFFFPFLVLMTRDAKRKAIILKIVCYAVIIGHWLDFYLMITPGTLKEHGGLGLLEIGLALIYSGAFAFVIAQALAKAPLIAKNHPMLQESLHHHI, encoded by the coding sequence ATGAAAGCTGAAGTACATCATCATAACATAGAAGAAAACTTTGTGTTTTCCGACACAGCCAAAAAGTCAATTTTTACTGTGCTCGTGATTGGCATCATCATGTTTGTTATTGGCGTGGCAATGCTGGCCTTAGGCGGCGATTCTCATGCTCATGACAGTCATGCCTTAGCAAACAACGGCGGCGATTTCGTTACCGTATCGGAAGGACACGACCACGGCCATGGGCACGCCTATCACTGGACAAATCGCCTGAAAGTAACTTTTTGGCATAATAGCGTATTCTTTATAGGTCTTACGATTGTCGGTATTTTCTTTACAGCTATTCAGTATGCGGCACATGCAGGCTGGTCTGCGGTATTGAAACGCGTGCCTGAAGCATTTGGCAGTTTTCTGCCTTATGCAGCCGTATTGCTGATTGCGTCATTTGCTTGGGGCTATCATGAAATTTTCCACTGGACAGATTCTTCTCTGATGGACCCTAACAGCCCTAATTATGACCCGATTATTGCCGGTAAGAAAGGCTTTTTGAATTTGCCGTTTTACATAGGCCGCATGATTGTATTTATTGCCGGCTGGTACGGATTCTATTTCTTCCTTCGCAAAAATTCTTTAGCAGAGGATTTGGAAGGTGGCACACACCGTTTCTGGAAAATGAAAGTAATTGCCACTTTGTTCATTATTTTCTTTGCTATTACAACTTCAATAGCTGCTTGGGACTGGGTAATGTCTATTGATACGCACTGGTTCAGCACCATGTTTGGTTGGTACAACTTTGCAAGCTGGTTTGTTGCAGGTCTTGCTACCATTACGCTGGCTGTGCTGTACCTGAAAGATGCAGGCTACTTGAAGGCAGTTAATGAAAACCACCTGCACGATTTAGGTAAGTTCGTATTTGCATTTAGCGTATTTTGGACGTATATTTGGTTCAGTCAGTTTTTGCTGATTTACTACGCAAATATTCCTGAGGAAACTATCTACTTTGTAGAACGCTTGCGCAGCGACCAATACGGAAAGTTCATTTTTATTAATTTGTTCTTGAACTTTTTCTTTCCATTTTTGGTATTAATGACACGCGATGCTAAGCGCAAAGCAATTATCTTAAAAATCGTGTGTTATGCGGTTATCATCGGGCACTGGTTAGATTTCTACCTGATGATTACCCCCGGAACCTTGAAAGAACATGGTGGCTTGGGGCTGTTAGAGATAGGTTTAGCACTTATTTACTCCGGTGCATTTGCTTTCGTAATAGCACAGGCATTGGCTAAGGCGCCTCTGATAGCTAAGAACCACCCGATGTTGCAAGAAAGTTTGCATCATCATATTTAA
- a CDS encoding c-type cytochrome, with protein sequence MFKTSYITLFVAASVLLAGCTGASGDDPGVEYAPQMYHSVAYDPLSQVVDETSPYYNSAPFNDYQGKKKINLMTPVEGVVARQNYVGATQSVLPSEDQPLLIYELHKDSLDMAARILKNPVALDSAGKVIEQGKHLYLGFCAPCHGVNGQGDGKVGEQYKGVPNYSVGRYKTLSEGHIFHVITHGKGRMWPHKSQLSPEERWKVVHYVQKLQKGES encoded by the coding sequence ATGTTTAAGACATCATATATCACATTGTTTGTTGCTGCTTCTGTGCTGCTGGCCGGCTGCACGGGAGCAAGTGGCGATGACCCCGGCGTAGAATATGCCCCGCAGATGTATCATTCGGTCGCATATGACCCACTGTCGCAAGTAGTGGACGAGACCAGTCCTTACTACAATTCTGCTCCTTTCAACGACTATCAGGGAAAGAAGAAAATCAACCTGATGACTCCTGTTGAAGGGGTCGTGGCGCGTCAAAATTATGTAGGTGCTACGCAGTCTGTTTTGCCTTCCGAAGACCAACCGCTGCTGATTTATGAGCTGCATAAAGACAGCCTCGACATGGCGGCTCGCATTTTGAAAAACCCTGTTGCGTTGGATTCTGCCGGCAAAGTAATCGAGCAAGGTAAGCATTTATATCTTGGCTTCTGTGCGCCATGCCACGGGGTAAATGGCCAAGGCGACGGCAAAGTAGGCGAACAGTATAAAGGCGTTCCTAATTATTCTGTTGGCCGTTATAAAACCCTGTCCGAAGGTCATATTTTCCATGTAATTACACACGGAAAAGGTCGTATGTGGCCTCATAAGAGTCAGCTTTCGCCCGAAGAACGCTGGAAAGTTGTTCATTATGTACAAAAATTACAGAAAGGCGAATCGTAA
- a CDS encoding STAS domain-containing protein produces the protein MQHTIEKFDRYTLLTVQEEKLATTISPQLKAEIVRLFQEDGTINLMIDMSAVKYVDSSGLSAILVANRLANESEGTLVLAGVTDHVMKLISISKLDNVLTIVPTIAEGVDAIFLNQIERDLNAEDE, from the coding sequence ATGCAGCATACCATTGAGAAATTTGATAGATATACCTTACTGACCGTTCAGGAAGAAAAACTGGCAACCACTATCTCCCCACAGCTGAAAGCAGAAATTGTCAGGCTTTTCCAAGAAGACGGAACAATCAATCTGATGATTGATATGTCAGCCGTGAAGTACGTAGATTCATCGGGGCTGAGCGCCATTTTGGTAGCTAATCGTTTAGCAAATGAATCCGAAGGAACCTTGGTTTTGGCCGGCGTAACAGACCATGTGATGAAACTCATCAGCATTTCCAAATTAGACAACGTACTCACCATTGTACCGACAATTGCAGAAGGCGTAGATGCCATTTTTTTAAATCAAATTGAGCGGGATTTGAATGCGGAAGACGAATAA